A single region of the Candidatus Protochlamydia amoebophila UWE25 genome encodes:
- a CDS encoding AAA family ATPase, producing MNANIFSQILENNYLNETSFPIIKNNYVVISGCSGGGKSTLLSELINRGYAVMPEPGRQIVKEQTAIKGDALPWINLNKFLKLALSRYLFQFNSQNESQKLIFFDRGIIDAVLLDQPQPEYFQQAAEKFKYNRLVFLVPPWEEIYANDKERKHDFESAKKEFNELLIKYKNFGYETVLIPKTSVKERVDFILNKLGVSNNKTTEPNSVIAKGKRLLEWNK from the coding sequence ATGAATGCAAATATTTTTTCACAGATTTTAGAAAATAATTACCTAAATGAAACAAGCTTTCCGATTATCAAAAACAATTATGTAGTGATTTCTGGATGTTCAGGAGGAGGAAAATCTACGCTTTTGTCTGAACTTATAAATCGAGGATATGCTGTTATGCCAGAACCAGGGAGGCAAATAGTCAAGGAGCAAACTGCAATTAAAGGCGATGCTTTACCCTGGATAAATCTTAATAAGTTTTTGAAACTTGCTTTATCTCGCTACTTATTTCAGTTCAATTCTCAGAATGAGTCCCAAAAGCTTATCTTCTTCGATCGGGGAATTATCGATGCCGTTTTGCTAGATCAGCCTCAACCAGAGTATTTTCAACAGGCTGCAGAGAAGTTTAAATATAACCGCTTAGTTTTTCTAGTGCCACCATGGGAAGAAATCTACGCCAATGATAAAGAAAGAAAACATGATTTTGAATCAGCAAAGAAAGAGTTTAATGAGCTCCTCATTAAGTACAAAAATTTTGGCTATGAAACAGTGCTCATCCCTAAAACTTCAGTCAAAGAAAGAGTGGATTTCATTCTGAATAAACTAGGAGTTTCAAATAATAAAACAACCGAACCCAATTCCGTTATCGCTAAAGGAAAACGCCTTTTAGAATGGAATAAATAG
- a CDS encoding nucleotidyl transferase AbiEii/AbiGii toxin family protein gives MEKAKKNLEESIYSRLKNVARQRKRPVQEVLKYYAMERFLYRLSASSHQSAFYLKGGLMLMVWDPMSHRATVDIDLLAKTSNSIANLQKIINEICAIEVIPDGLKFMSETLKLSEAQLQAEYRGISAAFSAQLFTAKLPMRIDFGFSDTILPHPAKVKYPTLLDFPAPELKGYTPQTSIAEKFESIVRLGFANTRMKDFYDIWLLTQQFDFDRNELKGIIHQVLANRGTVFETTPIAFLESFYDNSIKKDKWNAFLKDISHEFISLEKVATDLKKFFTGILEVKEI, from the coding sequence ATGGAAAAAGCTAAAAAGAATCTAGAAGAGTCAATCTACAGCCGCCTAAAAAATGTAGCAAGACAGAGAAAAAGACCAGTTCAAGAAGTGTTAAAATACTACGCAATGGAACGCTTTTTATACCGTTTAAGTGCCTCTTCACATCAAAGCGCTTTCTATTTAAAAGGCGGTTTAATGCTAATGGTGTGGGATCCAATGAGCCACAGAGCTACCGTTGACATAGATCTCCTGGCAAAAACCTCCAATTCTATTGCAAATTTACAGAAAATTATTAACGAAATTTGCGCTATAGAAGTTATTCCAGATGGTTTGAAATTTATGTCAGAAACGTTGAAGTTGTCAGAAGCTCAACTACAGGCCGAATATCGTGGTATCAGTGCGGCATTTTCTGCTCAGTTATTTACAGCAAAACTTCCGATGCGAATAGATTTTGGATTTAGTGATACAATCTTGCCTCACCCTGCAAAGGTAAAGTATCCTACGCTTTTAGATTTTCCTGCACCAGAGCTTAAAGGATATACCCCACAAACATCCATAGCAGAAAAATTTGAATCTATTGTTCGCTTGGGATTTGCAAATACACGCATGAAAGATTTTTATGACATCTGGTTGTTGACTCAGCAATTTGATTTCGATCGAAATGAGCTTAAAGGGATCATTCACCAAGTTCTGGCGAACAGAGGAACAGTTTTTGAAACTACTCCTATTGCTTTCTTAGAATCTTTCTATGATAATTCTATCAAAAAAGATAAGTGGAACGCTTTCTTAAAGGATATTTCACATGAATTTATCTCTTTAGAAAAAGTAGCAACAGATTTAAAAAAGTTCTTCACAGGTATTTTAGAGGTAAAAGAGATTTAA
- a CDS encoding type IV toxin-antitoxin system AbiEi family antitoxin domain-containing protein: protein MTAKEKAIELFKENQGLLRTAEAIRLGIHPRIIYQLRDEGLLEQLAKGVYRLVEVPDFSEPDLVLVSKKIPQAIICLISALAYHEITTQIPHFVYIAIPTKSRQSRLNYPPIRFFHYSEKVYNTGVETILIGGYPVKIFNIEKTLADCVKFRNKIGMDVVIEALKMYWQRKGTQIDKLYEYAKQNRVEKILQPIMETIVSQ, encoded by the coding sequence ATGACTGCAAAAGAAAAGGCCATAGAACTCTTTAAGGAAAACCAAGGGTTACTTCGCACTGCAGAAGCCATACGTTTAGGTATCCATCCTCGGATTATTTATCAATTAAGAGATGAGGGATTATTGGAGCAGCTAGCTAAGGGAGTCTATAGGCTGGTAGAAGTTCCCGATTTCTCTGAGCCTGATCTGGTTCTTGTCTCCAAGAAAATTCCTCAGGCTATTATATGCTTGATTTCAGCTTTAGCTTATCACGAAATTACGACACAGATTCCCCACTTTGTTTATATCGCCATTCCGACAAAATCAAGACAATCGAGATTGAATTATCCCCCAATTCGCTTCTTTCATTACTCTGAAAAGGTTTATAATACTGGCGTTGAAACAATATTGATTGGCGGCTATCCAGTCAAAATTTTCAATATTGAAAAAACTTTGGCAGACTGCGTTAAGTTCCGCAATAAAATTGGCATGGATGTTGTCATAGAAGCCTTAAAGATGTATTGGCAGCGTAAAGGAACTCAGATCGATAAATTGTATGAATACGCAAAACAAAATCGAGTTGAAAAAATCCTTCAGCCCATTATGGAAACGATAGTGAGTCAATAG